The following proteins come from a genomic window of Legionella cherrii:
- a CDS encoding transposase: MPLGKKHPKEFKLDVIRLLLDQGYGVTKAANTLGIAQALLSRWIKEHQEQDSQAFRGNGEINCRAIRNTPAARRK, from the coding sequence ATGCCGCTAGGAAAGAAACACCCAAAAGAATTTAAACTTGATGTGATTCGCTTGTTATTAGATCAGGGTTATGGAGTCACGAAAGCCGCGAATACTTTAGGCATCGCTCAAGCGCTATTAAGCCGTTGGATAAAAGAACATCAAGAGCAAGATAGCCAAGCCTTTCGAGGCAATGGGGAAATTAACTGCCGAGCGATTAGAAATACGCCGGCGGCAAGGAGAAAATAA
- a CDS encoding MlaE family ABC transporter permease: MVQSNAQITFDKELARFHCTGAWSVLQIGNLLKRFSEGELPKREKIIISGKGMSHFDSAGGLALIKCIDALEQQENKVELTDFTEAQQQLIDLIKSKKDLLGYQIPSEPKENLFYQLGKESENKLRQADGLLNLVGDLTTKIIEAFGNLRRFQLPSIMSNIHATGVTALPILALLSFLIGVVLAYQMGLQLQTYGANIFIAYLSGMAIFREFAPLITAIIVAGRTSSAFTAQIGSMKLNEEVDALLTMGLSPTELLVLPKVIGLLIAFPLLIFWSDIFSILGAMIMSKNQLGISFVDFLQRLRDSVGLSQLNLGLYKAPAFALLIALVGCFQGFRVEAGTEKNIGSQTTKSVVQALFLIIIADAIYSVIYSRMHL; encoded by the coding sequence ATGGTACAAAGCAACGCGCAAATCACTTTTGATAAGGAACTTGCCAGATTTCACTGTACGGGTGCATGGTCTGTTTTGCAAATTGGGAATTTATTAAAAAGATTTAGTGAAGGCGAGTTGCCCAAAAGAGAAAAAATAATCATTAGCGGAAAAGGAATGAGTCATTTTGATAGTGCAGGGGGGTTGGCTCTGATTAAATGCATTGATGCACTCGAGCAACAAGAAAATAAGGTGGAACTGACTGATTTTACCGAAGCCCAACAGCAACTCATCGATTTAATTAAATCAAAAAAAGATCTTTTAGGTTATCAAATTCCCTCCGAACCCAAAGAAAATTTATTTTATCAGTTAGGCAAAGAATCAGAAAATAAACTACGACAAGCTGATGGACTTCTTAATTTAGTTGGCGATTTAACAACTAAAATTATCGAAGCATTTGGCAATTTGCGTCGATTTCAATTACCAAGCATTATGTCAAATATACATGCTACCGGCGTCACAGCTTTACCTATTCTCGCCTTACTTTCTTTTTTAATCGGTGTGGTCTTGGCTTACCAAATGGGATTGCAATTGCAAACCTATGGCGCCAACATCTTCATTGCCTATTTATCGGGCATGGCCATTTTTCGTGAATTTGCACCACTCATTACCGCAATTATTGTTGCTGGACGAACCAGTTCTGCGTTTACAGCCCAAATTGGCAGTATGAAACTCAATGAGGAGGTCGATGCGCTGCTAACCATGGGACTTTCTCCTACTGAATTATTAGTGCTTCCGAAAGTAATCGGATTATTGATTGCATTTCCTTTATTGATTTTTTGGTCTGATATTTTTAGTATTTTAGGTGCAATGATTATGTCCAAGAATCAACTGGGTATAAGTTTTGTTGATTTTTTACAGCGATTAAGAGACTCTGTTGGGCTCTCACAGTTGAATTTAGGTCTTTATAAAGCGCCAGCATTTGCATTGTTAATTGCTTTGGTTGGTTGCTTCCAAGGGTTTCGAGTTGAGGCGGGAACGGAAAAAAATATCGGGAGCCAAACTACTAAGAGTGTAGTGCAGGCATTATTTCTGATTATTATTGCGGATGCAATTTATTCAGTTATTTATAGCCGGATGCATTTATAG
- a CDS encoding hydroxymethylglutaryl-CoA reductase, degradative, whose amino-acid sequence MPLTSNTDELFRGFSKLTREERFKRLLALGAITSEDIAFLKSGGVKDLNLADKLIENVIGYFQLPLGVATNFNINGQDYVIPMAVEETSIIAALSKSAKWIRQCGEIKTWVHGECILGQIQLAKVNDFSKFSQIFHENRTYLINKANKDVADNMVKRGGGVIDLQLRQLKREDNQDMAVIHLTMNSCDAMGANIINQVLEYLKTPIEQLTGEEVTMCILSNLNDQKLTTAQVTIHTIEPVLGQKLQEASLFAEMDPYRAATHNKGVMNGIDPVLIATGNDWRAVEAGVHAYAARDGQYRAITRWRFHDGILTGQLTAPIIVGTIGGVTSLHPTAKMCLRMMNISSANELSQIIAAVGLVQNLGAIKALCTEGIIQGHMKLHIDNLLLAAGANENEMPVLKEHLQKWLDLHKRISLNNAHDLLAKIRQTPIAV is encoded by the coding sequence ATGCCTTTAACTTCTAATACTGATGAGCTTTTTCGCGGATTTTCCAAACTAACACGAGAAGAACGTTTTAAACGCTTATTAGCCTTAGGGGCAATAACATCTGAAGACATCGCATTTCTTAAAAGTGGTGGCGTCAAAGATTTGAATTTGGCAGATAAACTGATTGAAAACGTCATTGGTTATTTTCAGCTTCCTCTAGGTGTAGCCACTAATTTCAATATCAATGGTCAAGATTATGTAATTCCTATGGCTGTTGAAGAAACATCAATCATCGCGGCTTTGTCTAAGTCCGCCAAATGGATTCGACAATGCGGCGAAATAAAAACCTGGGTTCACGGCGAATGCATTTTAGGCCAAATTCAATTGGCAAAAGTGAACGATTTTTCTAAATTCTCTCAGATTTTTCATGAAAACCGCACGTACTTAATCAATAAAGCGAATAAAGATGTAGCGGACAACATGGTGAAACGTGGCGGCGGTGTTATCGATCTGCAATTACGTCAGCTCAAAAGAGAAGATAATCAGGATATGGCGGTAATTCATTTAACTATGAATAGTTGTGACGCTATGGGAGCGAACATTATTAATCAAGTACTTGAGTACTTGAAAACGCCTATAGAGCAGTTAACTGGTGAAGAAGTCACCATGTGTATTTTATCTAATTTGAATGATCAAAAGCTAACAACGGCTCAAGTAACTATCCACACCATTGAACCCGTTCTCGGTCAAAAACTGCAGGAAGCATCGCTTTTTGCTGAAATGGATCCTTATAGAGCAGCTACTCATAACAAAGGGGTAATGAATGGTATTGATCCCGTATTAATTGCGACTGGTAATGATTGGCGTGCGGTTGAAGCGGGTGTACACGCCTACGCAGCACGCGATGGCCAATACCGAGCAATTACTCGTTGGCGCTTTCACGATGGGATACTGACAGGACAGCTTACTGCACCAATTATTGTAGGGACCATTGGTGGTGTTACTTCGTTGCATCCGACTGCAAAAATGTGTTTGCGAATGATGAACATTTCTTCAGCAAATGAATTATCGCAAATCATTGCTGCAGTAGGTCTCGTACAAAATTTAGGGGCAATTAAAGCCTTATGCACCGAAGGGATTATTCAAGGCCACATGAAATTACATATTGATAACCTGCTCTTGGCTGCCGGAGCCAATGAAAATGAAATGCCCGTACTTAAAGAGCATTTGCAAAAATGGTTGGATTTGCACAAAAGAATTAGCCTAAACAATGCCCATGATTTACTGGCTAAAATCAGACAAACACCAATTGCTGTATGA